The Arachis hypogaea cultivar Tifrunner chromosome 14, arahy.Tifrunner.gnm2.J5K5, whole genome shotgun sequence DNA window ttcaaaccacggctagcataataaatgacatgcagaagcttgtcatgcctctgccccagtactacaccaatggcgtgatcactggcatcacacattaattcgaatggcaatgtccagtctggtgcagagataactggtgctgtgaccagcttagctttcagagtttcaaacgcctgtaggcactctgtgtcaaacacaaatggcgtgtcagcagctagcaggttgcttagaggttttgtaatttttgaaaaatcctttataaacctcctatagaatcctgcaagccctagaaagcttctgattgccttaacattggcaggtggtggtaatttttcaattacctctaatttagcttgatccacctctattcccttgtttgaaattttatgcccaagaacaatcccttcagtcaccataaagtgacatttttcccagtttaaaaccaggttggtctcttggcatcttttcaaaaccagtgtcaggtgatcaagacaggagctgaatgagtctctatatactgagaagtcatccatgaagacttccagaaatttttccaccatatcagagaaaatagagagcatgcatctctgaaaggttgcaggcacattacacagcccaaaaggcatccttctgtaagcaaatactccagatggacatgtgaatgttgttttctcttgatcctggggatctactgcaatttggttgtagcctgaatagccatccaaaaagcagtaataattatgacctgctagtctttctagcatctggtctatgaatggtaaaggaaaatgatcctttttggtggctgtattgagccttctgtaatcaatacacatgcgccaccctgtaactgttcttgtaggaaccagttcatttttttcattatgaactactgtcatgcctccctttttagggacaacttgaacaggatttacccaggggctatcagaaataggataaataatcccagcctccagtaatttagtgacctctttctgcaccacttccttcatggctggatttagccgcttctgtggttgaaccactgacttagcattgtcctccaataagatcttgtgcatgcatctagctaggcttatgcccttaaggtcacttatggaccacccaagagctgtcttgtgtgtccttagcacttgaattagtgcttcctcttcctgtggatttaaagcagagcttatgatcactggaaaagtatcaccttctcccagaaatgcatattttagggatggtggtagtggtttgagctcgggtttaggaggtttttcctcttcctgagggaatttcagagactctttcaattcctctgagtCCTCTAGATCAggtggaacatctttaaagatgttttccagctttgattcgagactctcagccatgttgatctcttctaccaaagagtcaataagatcaactttcatgcagtcttttggtgtgtctggatgctgcatggcattgacagcattcaacttaaactcatcctcattgactctcagggtgacttcccccttttggacatcaatgagggttcgtccagttgctaggaaaggtcttcctagaatgagagtagcactcttgtgctcctccatctccagcactacaaagtcagtgggaaaggcgaatggcccaaccctgacaatcatgtccttagttacgcctgatgggtatttaatggagccatcagcgagttggagacatatccgggttggtttaacttcttcagttaaaccaagcgttctgatggtggatgcaggtattaggttgatgcttgtcccaagatcgcataaagctgtcctgGTGTAATtttcctctaatgtgcatggtatcagaaagcttccgggatctttaagcttttcaggaaagcttttcagaatgactgcattgcattcttcagtgaggagaactcttttagtttctctccaatccttcttatgacttaagatctctttcatgaacttggcataagaaggtatttgctcaagtgcctctgcaaatggaatcttaatttcaagagtcctgagataatctgcaaagcgagcaaattgcttatcctgctcctcttggcggattttttgaggataaggtatcttggctttatattcctcagccttggttgctgcaggtttatttcctacagaaatggttgaagaagcctttttagatgggttgtcatcagcacttgggtgtgtctgatccctcactggcatttgagtgccagagttagaagctggagtgacgttagacgccaactcctcatctgttcctggcgtctgaacgccagaactgtgcttcttttgggcattcaacgccagttccttgcttgtttctggcattgaacgccagtcctgagcatggtctgggcgtttagcgccagccttccacccaatttctggcgttttaacgccagaattatttttccctaggctcttactgtcctcagatggaatttaggtagtttgctcatttcttggcttcctgctgccttgaggtggggtatttaatgttttcccacttcttagttgaactgcttggcattcttctgttatttgttttgacaactgctgctttgtttgcttaattgttcttccatatttatattagccgtccttgtctcttgtagtctctccttgaatttggctaactgttttgttagaaaatccaattgctaattgaattcagcagcttgttctgcaggattgagttcagcagttattgttttaacctcttctttcatggaagggtcactgcttaggtacagatgttgatttctggcaactgtatcaatgagctcttgagcttcttcaattgtctttctcatgtggatagatccaccagctgagtaatctagagaaagCTGAgccctttctgtaagcccataatagaagatgtctagctgaacccactctgaaaacatttcagaggggcattttcttagcatctctctgtatctctcccaagcatcataaagagattcattatctccttgtttaaagccttgaatgtccagccttagctgtgtcatcctttttggaggaaagtattgattcaggaatttttctgtcagctgtttccatgtctttatgctagccttaggttggttatttaaccacctcttagcttggtcttttacaacaaatgggaacagtaataatctgtagacatcatgatctacttccttatcatgtactgtgtcagcaatttgtaaaaactgtgccagaaactttgtaggttcttcctgtggaagaccggaatactggcaactttgctgcaccatgataataagctgaggattcaactcaaagctactgactccaatggagggtatactgatactactcccatatgaagcagtagaggggttagcatatgaccccagagtccttctggactgttcatttccacatagatccatgatggagaaagggaaatgatgtaaaatagagaagaaatatttttatttatttaattattatttatttcgaaattaaaataaattaaaataaaataaataaaaatgggtgaaaattttcgaaaaatggagagagagaaaaaaatggttagggagttttgaaaaagatatgatttgaaaaatattttaaattttgaaataaaaaatctgaattttaaaaataaatttcgaaaatttgttttaaaatagagagaaaagatatttttgaatttaaagaggaaagagaaaaataataagatagcacaagatttaaaatttttagatctaatgctccttgttttcgaaaattttggaggaaaaacaccaaggaacaccaaacttgaaaattttaagatcaagacacaaggaaaactcaagaacactttgaagactcacaagaacacaagaacatgaagaaagaacaccaaacttcaaatttttagaaaaccaaaataagattttcgaaaaccaaagaaaaatcaacaagaaaacaccaaacttaaagtttggcacaagatttgatgtaaaaattatttttgaaaaagaattttaaaaagaaggtacccaattaccaagaacacagaccaacgctctagccaaatgggcagtaaatgtaatacttgttttgaaaaaatatttttaataactaagaaaaattattttttttaaaaaattttggaaagaatataaaagactctgacccaaaagacaaaattttcctaatctaagcaacaagattcatcgtcagttgttcaaactcaaacaatccccggcaacggcgccaaaaacttggtgcacgaaattgtaatgtcaatattcacattactctcttacaacttcgcacaactaaccagcaagtgcactgggtcgtccaagtaataccttacgtgagtaagggtcgatcccacggagattgttggcttgaagcaagctatggttatcttgtaactcttactcagaaaaacaataaaacaattcacttatcaaatttgattgcaaggaataacagagcatgaaataaatacttgttatgcagtaatggagaatgtgttggagttttggagatgctttgtcttctgaatctctgctttcctctgccttcttgttcacgcatgcacgttcctcttatggcaagctgtgtgttggtggatcaccgttgtcaatggctaccatccatccttctagtgaaaagggtccaggtgcgctatcaccgcatggctaatcatctgcaggttctcaatcataccggaataggatttactatccttttgcgtctgtcactacgcccagcactcgcgagtttgaagcacgtcacagccattcaatcccagagtcctactcggaataccacagacaaggtttagacttttcggactctcatgaatgccgccatcaatctagcttataccatgaagattctgattaagagatccaagagatattcattcattctacggtggaatggaagtggttgttaggcacgcgttcttgggggaatgatgatgattgtcacattcatcacattcatgttgaagtgcgaatgaatatcttagataggaacacgcatgtttgaatagaaaatagaaatacttgcattaattcatcgagacacagcagagctcctcacccccaacaatggagtttagagactcatgccgtcaaagagtacaaagttcagatctaaaatgtcatgagatcaaaataagtctctaaaagttgtttaaatactaaactagtaacctaggtttacagaaaatgagtaaactatgatggatagtgcagaaatccacttctggggcccacttggtgtgtgctgggactgagactaaagcttctcacgtgcctgggctgttttgggcgttcaacgccaggttgtaacctgtttctagagttgaaattacagaaaaacacacaaactcatagtaaagtccagaaatatgaattttgcctagaaactaatgaaaataaactaaaaactaactaaaacatactaaaaactatatgaaattaacccccaaaagcgtataaaatatccgctcatcatatatcCACCTACAACCCACTGCTTTCTTGTCAGTTGGTCTCTCTACAATCTCCCAAGTCTCGTTCCTTTCTAATGCACCCATTTCTTCATTCATAGCTCGAACCCAGTTCTCATCTTTTAAGGCTTCTTGTATTGATGTAGGGATTCTGACAAAATCAATAGCTGGAAGGAAATTCTGGTGCTGTACAGAAATATTTTTAGTGGACACAAATTTGGAAATAGGATATTTAGCacaggattttttttcttttctcatggCAATATTAGGTAAATCATCTAGGTTAGTTGCACAAGTGGTATTTAAGGTGTCAAGAGTCTCAAGAGTATGAGGTCTTACCTCCGGTTCAGACGAATGAAGTTGCTGTTTGACCTGGACGGGTTCTTGCTGCCTTCGCTGATATTGTTTTCCAAAAAACCTGTCCTCATTATTCTCCTCATTATTCTTTTCTAGTAGTGATGTTTATTCAGGGTCTTTGTTATCCTCTGGAGAAGTGAAATTCTGCAACAAGGGAAAAGGTGACGACTCAAGAAACTCAGCTTCTGGAATACTCTCCCCCTAAAGCTGAGAACTAGGAAAGAAGGACTCAGACTCATGAAATGTGACATCCTTGGAGATATAGAATCTACGACTTTGAGGATGATAGCATTTGTATCCCTTTTTGTTTAAAGCATAACCTATAAAGACACATTTGATTACCCGAGGATCCAACTTACCCCGATGAGAACTATGAATATGAACAAAAACAGGACAGCCAAAGATACGACTTTGAAGACTACTCATAATAAGGATAGAGGGGTAAATTTTGGTCAGAAATTGAACAGGACTAACACCGTCTAGGACCCGAGATGGCAATCTATTAATCAAATAAGTGGCCGGCCGTTAGGACAGCTTCCCCCCAGTAAGACTTAAGAACAGATGTTTGGAAGAGTAATGCTCGAGTAACCTTAGGAagatgacgatttttcctttctgCCATCCCATTCTGTTGAGGGGTGTCTACACAGGTCAATTCATGAATAACTCCATTATCCTTAaggaacttggaaaaattttggtTCACATATTCTCTGCCATTATCAGAACGTAATCGCTTAATCAGGCTTCTAAATTGTGTTCGTACAATTTGgtaaaaattttcaaacaagtgGAAAACTTCAGATTTATCTTTCATGAGAAAGATCCAGGTAACTCGAGtacaatcatcaataaaagaaacaaaccACTTTGTGCCAGAAATATTACTAATAGCTGAAGGTTCCCACACATCAGAATGAATAAGATCAAAAGGTTTAGAACTTTTATTATTACTGGGAGAAAAAGTAGCCCAATGATGTTTAGCTAATTGACAAACATCACATTGAAAAGACTCGACAGAcacttttgtaaattaaaaaggaaataaagaCTTTAGGGTACTAAATGGAGGATGAACAAGACGTTTATGCTGAAGCCATATCTGAAAGTTTGCCCAGGACAGTATGTTTGTCTGATGATTTAAATTAAGTGCCTTTTGTGTGGTACTCTTTTCATGAGGTAAGTAGTATAACCCGTCCTGCTCTTTAGCAATTCCAATCGTCCTCCTCGTGGCAAGATCCTAAAATACACAATGAGTATAAAAAAAAGTTGCAGCACAATTTAAGTCTTTGGTAACCTTATGAATAGACAAGAGGTTAGTAGATAATTTTGAAACATGAAGCACATTTTTTAAATGGATAAGAGGTTGAAGGTGGATGTTACCATATAATAGGAATATGGGAACCGTTAGTAATAGTGATTTGTTTGTGACCAGATGAATTAGTGTAAgatgaaaaagaaaggaaatgaggTGTCATATGATCTGTAGCACCAGAGTCTAAAATCCAGGTACTCTCAGTGCTAGGAGCATtaaaggataagaagttagaactCTTACCAGTCATGGTTAAAGCACAAGAGCTAGATGTCTTACTAAGTGAGTCCATAAGACCACGTAAACGGTCTAATTCTTCTTTGCTAAGGGCTGGGACCTCCTTTGCAGCTTGTGAGATAGTTGGGTCTTCCACACTTTCAGAGTCAGACAATGTGTGGTTAGCACATCTTTGTATGGCACCTTTGAATCCTCCAATACGTTCGAGGACCTTCTCCTTTCCATGAAGTCTAAAACATGTGTCCTTAGTATGACCCATTTTCCCACAATAACTGCACCAGCGATCATCACAGTGAGCCTTTGAGGGAGGCTTTCCATACGAAATGGATGGACCTTTTAAAGGACCTTTGCCGGTGGCTAGAGCTGAACCATCAACATAATTTTCTCCTTCCAACATGACTGACCTCCGAGTTTCTTTCTCTCGTACAATATGAAAAACttttgagagagaaggaatttttTCTTTACCCAAAATTTAAACCCGAATTGGATTAAATTCAGAGTGCAAGCCAGACAGAAATTTAAATATACGTATCCTTTTAATAAATTGTGTCAATGTAGTAGAATCAGGTGTGCATTGCATAGTCAAATTTTGATACTGATCTAACTTGATCCACAAACGATTCAGTGTCCCATAGTAGTCTGTTACGGAGAGGCTCCCTTGCTTGGTATTGAAGATCTTGTTTTCTATTTCATAACATGCTACTGTATCCTTCTTCATTGAGTATGCCTGACTTAGATTATTCCAAATCTCCTTAGTAGTGGGGAAGAACATATATTACGGCTGATTTCTGGTGTCATAGAATGCCATAACCAGGTCATGATAAGAGCATCCTCATCATCCCAGGCTTCATATTTGGGGTCTGTCGTGGCTGGAGGGTTCCTTTCTAGATGATTTAATTTCTTTCGCCCCTTGAGAGTAGTGCGAACCAGTTGAGACCATTGGAGGTAGTTGCGCCCATCAAAAGGATATGACCCTTGTAACACCGGTAGATCATTGGGGATGATGAGAGGCGTAGTCTTATCATCTCTCATTGGTAAGAATCGGCAGCACAAGAAagacagaagaagaaaaaagaaaaccgaCGATCATGTCTGGCCAAGCAGCATCGCAATTAAAGAGATCGCGTGCGGAGTGGCCGATGGCAACGAAATTTCCTGGACTTTGTAGATCGACAAATCCCGCTTCTGATGATGGTAATCTCGTTCAGAAACTCGCCGGAAAAAAATTCCGGTGGCGGCGTGCGGCAGCGGCAAGGCACCGAAATAGGTATAGTTGCAGCAATGAAGGCTGCCTGAAAAAATGCTGGAAAAATGCGGAAGCAGAGCCCTCAGAATCAGGAGCTCTGATACCAACTTGAAAAGAAGATTTTTGAATATTATTCTTAAATTGTTTCACTTAGAGAGTGATTACATACAGAATATAAAGATTATTTACAACCTAattaaggaaagaaaataacagatAATAAAAGCTAGTCAAAACAAATCTGCACCAAATCTGTCCTAATATAAACAAATCTGTACTAATTATAGAATAATTACAATAAGGAACAAAGATATGAGAAAGTTAGAGTGGCACCTATTGTGGAAAAAGATGGTAGGATTgcatctcaggtggtttggataTATGAAAAGAAGAACGACAGAGCACCCAGTCAGGAGGTGGataagatggaagatggacaaaggggtGAAAGGCAGAGAAAGGCCTAGGAAGACTATCTATGTAGtcgagattttttttttctttattcaagGTCATAGTAGTATTAGTGATGATTCGCATGACTAATAGCCATATAGTGTTTGGTTAACTACTGGGGAACGAACAATTAAGCTTCACCCTTGATACTAGTATAATACGTTAATAATTCATTTTATGGTTTCAAGgaacataaataaaattttattagtatatCTATCTATTTACATATTCATATTTCATTTATACACTGCTTTTCGCAAAGAGAATTAAAGAATGGCAACACAACATAAGGGTCATACGATAGGAATCAATCTTGGAACTACATACTCGTGTCTTGCAGTATGGGAAGAACAAAATGGTCGTGCAGAGATTATTGTGAATGATCAAGGCCAACAGAACCACACCTTATTTGGGTGTGCATCTTGTTGGGCCAGAAGAGCAAGCAAACCTCCTTTTGTTCTAAGGTGAAATATGGCTCAGATTTGCCAAGTTCTTCCTTCTGAGATTGATTGCTTACTTCATTATCATCTTCAGCAACCATGTTGTTGATCATGGTTCCATTGTTCTTGAAATGAGGGGGGAAGCCATGCTTTTTGTAGCATGTGTCTGCCAAGTGACCATTCTTGCCACAATAAGAACATTGTTTAAAGTCTCTTCCAATCTTTGCATTGCTGCCATAGTCTCTTCCCCCTGCCTCTGCCTCTTCTTCTTGTGTTTGTGCTACTATTTTCGTTTCTTGAATTGATTAACAATGCCTTTTCTTCCATTGCTTCATTCAGGTTCAGCTGTCGTTCTTGTTGCAACAAGGATGCAAATGCTACATCCACCGTAGGTAACGGTTCCATTAGCATAATCTGAGATCTCACAGTTGAAAATTGATCGTTAAGACCTCTCAAAAACCTAACTGTTCTAGATTCTTCCTTGTAACTTCTCATTATGTTCACCTCACAATTGCACTTCTCAAACATCTTGAACTGTTTGGAATTGGACATAAATTTTTCAATTCCTCCCAAATCGATTTCAGCTTAGTATAGTAGGTAGTTACTAATGCATCTCCTTGCTTGGTTGCAAAtaattcttcttcaaattctgtTATTCTATACACGTCACCATGATTGTACCTATACTTCAATTCCTTCCATAATTCTTCGGCTGAATTAATCCACATGATGCTTTGAGCAATTTCAAGACTTAGAGAGtgattgatccaagaagcaatgTATGTGTTGCAACGGTCCCATGCTTCAAACAACGGGTCATCCTCTGGTGGTCTTTGAGTCGATCTATCTACAAATTTCAGCTTGTTCTTGGACTTTAATGCTCTCCACatgtttctttttcattgttGAAAATTACTCCCTACCAAAATAACAGTAACTATGGTTGATCCTGGATTTTCTCCAGGATGCAAGAAATAAGGACTCACCGGATCCAATACTGGATTTGATTGACCTTTGTTCGTGCATGATTGGTTCATCATGTTGATCTAATTCACCAACACAGCAAGTGCATGAATGTCTACTGAAGGAACCGATTGAATACCTTCACGTTCCATCGCTTCTTGTTCACAAACCCTAATTTTAGAATCAAATCAATGAATCTTGTTGATACAGATTCAGAACTTCGTTCCTCAATCTCGCTGATCGGAAATGTTTGTCAATGCCGGATTGATGCATGACAACGCAAATCTCATCAGTCTCTATCAATTGAGTTtaaaggaagaggagaagaatgaGATGATATGAATGaaagaaaattgattttgtaagaagaagaagacaaagaaTGAAGAAATGTGCTGCAGACTTTTTTCGAAGTTCCTCAACCTTTTATCATCATTTCCCTTCCAAGCTCACCGCACCGTGTTGAAATGttgagttcaagggagatgaagGGAATAACTCCACAAAGTTtgaaaacagaaaagagtgtgTTTTGTTACAACTCTGTCACTCTTAAATTCATTTTCTGATTGCACAAAAAAATCAAGTTCAATTTACCTTTCCTAGCTAATAAATAACAGTAACTTAATGAGCTGCATAACTAACTATCTAGTCAGCACTCTAACAAATTTATTCCCTAATCTCTCACTAACAAAATCTACCTATATACGCGACTCCTAACTAATTAACTTGCTAACTATTATACATGACTCATTAGCTCATCTAACAGTTTTCATATTTGATCTTGGTGGTGGTACCTTTGATGTGTCTCTAGTCACAATTGAAGATGATAACATTGAAGTTAAGGCCATTTCTGGAGACACTCATCTCAGAGGGAAAGATTTCAATAACAGA harbors:
- the LOC140178709 gene encoding uncharacterized protein, which produces MWRALKSKNKLKFVDRSTQRPPEDDPLFEAWDRCNTYIASWINHSLSLEIAQSIMWINSAEELWKELKYRYNHGDVYRITEFEEELFATKQGDALVTTYYTKLKSIWEELKNLCPIPNSSRCLRSAIVR